In the genome of Sphaeramia orbicularis chromosome 13, fSphaOr1.1, whole genome shotgun sequence, one region contains:
- the fkrp gene encoding ribitol 5-phosphate transferase FKRP, translated as MRISFCQGLLTGAIILNLLILYYVSRAQQQMMEKRKELGRGTRRAALPASSLGGGLGLLVGPGGEPGVAGVEGHSRGPRVTILVREFENFENYVGDVANSFLHQRPELPFLAVADTSPYPPLTLPDGARLLLLSPSPDQPPQAHRPEFHIQTEFVLLVPDGVELEQPRAIERLIRELEGEGGGPVRLVAAPVLARSAVQCLHLRVNLREWTATYSPATSGSSGSVCTALQGDAVVLIRTEDLFNLSVPLGRPLFSSLFVQTALRGWKVKLLESPCFSANHRPLFSSAHNQWKADTRLKEATGKLMRSFGLKRILLPDGKEQWFGCSKETPRCFGTVHDDTPDYLYLDRWTPPCCLRALRETTKYVINILESSGVRYWLEGGTLLGAVRHQDIIPWDYDVDLGIYLEDIPNCDHLKNLDSGSLVDANGYVWERAVEGDFFRVQYSEANHLHVDLWPFYPRNGVMTKDTWTEHKQDVEFPEHFLQPLVPMTFGGITAYGPNNHRAFLELKFGEGVIENPQYPNPAKKRLDRSKL; from the coding sequence ATGCGGATCAGTTTTTGCCAAGGCCTGTTGACAGGAGCCATTATTCTCAACCTCCTGATTCTCTACTATGTGTCTCGTGCACAACAGCAGATGATGGAGAAGAGGAAGGAACTTGGGAGGGGCACCAGGAGGGCTGCCCTACCAGCTTCAAGTCTGGGAGGAGGTCTTGGGTTACTTGTAGGGCCTGGAGGTGAACCAGGAGTAGCTGGTGTAGAAGGACACAGCCGTGGCCCTCGTGTGACTATACTTGTTCGGGAGTTTGAAAATTTTGAGAATTATGTTGGGGATGTGGCTAATTCCTTTCTTCACCAGAGACCGGAACTCCCCTTCTTGGCTGTTGCTGACACATCTCCTTACCCTCCTTTAACACTTCCAGATGGGGCTCGACTTCTGTTGCTCTCCCCCAGTCCTGATCAGCCACCACAAGCTCACAGGCCAGAATTTCACATCCAGACAGAGTTTGTGCTTCTAGTGCCTGATGGTGTGGAGCTTGAACAACCTAGAGCAATTGAGAGGTTGATCAGAGAGCTGGAGGGTGAAGGTGGGGGGCCTGTGAGGCTGGTAGCTGCACCAGTATTGGCTCGGTCAGCAGTGCAGTGTCTCCACTTGCGGGTGAATCTCAGAGAGTGGACAGCCACATACTCACCTGCTACATCTGGTAGCAGCGGAAGTGTATGCACAGCTTTACAGGGAGATGCTGTGGTTCTTATCCGCACCGAGGACCTCTTTAACCTCTCTGTCCCTCTAGGGCGACCCCTCTTCTCATCACTTTTTGTACAGACTGCACTGAGAGGCTGGAAGGTCAAGTTGTTGGAGAGCCCCTGTTTCTCAGCAAACCACCGTCCCCTCTTCAGCTCGGCTCACAACCAGTGGAAGGCTGACACTCGACTAAAGGAAGCCACTGGAAAGCTAATGAGGAGCTTTGGTCTAAAACGTATCTTGCTGCCTGATGGTAAAGAGCAGTGGTTTGGCTGCAGTAAGGAGACACCACGGTGCTTTGGCACAGTACACGATGATACTCCAGACTACCTGTACCTGGATCGGTGGACACCACCTTGCTGTCTGAGGGCACTCAGAGAAACTACCAAGTATGTCATTAATATTCTGGAAAGCTCAGGTGTCCGTTACTGGCTAGAGGGGGGAACCCTTCTGGGAGCTGTTCGCCATCAGGACATCATTCCATGGGATTATGACGTAGACCTTGGCATCTACCTGGAGGATATACCCAACTGTGATCACCTGAAGAACTTGGACTCAGGCTCTCTGGTGGATGCTAATGGTTATGTCTGGGAGCGGGCGGTGGAGGGAGACTTTTTCAGAGTCCAGTACAGTGAGGCCAACCACCTACACGTTGACCTGTGGCCATTTTACCCACGTAATGGCGTCATGACAAAAGACACGTGGACAGAGCACAAACAAGATGTGGAGTTCCCAGAGCACTTCCTGCAGCCACTAGTACCCATGACTTTTGGTGGAATCACTGCCTACGGCCCTAACAATCACCGCGCCTTTTTGGAGCTGAAGTTTGGAGAAGGGGTGATTGAGAACCCTCAGTACCCCAATCCAGCCAAGAAAAGATTGGACAGAAGCAAATTATGA